TTGGTTCTATTCTAATCCAACAGGGTCCTCTTTATCCCGGTAAAGCCGTGAAAAAGGAATTGCCCCCTATTGGTAACATCTCTGTTAAAGGAATTGTTAACGTAGGAGGCTTTATGGAAGCGAAAGTATTACAAAATACAAGATTGCATGTTACGTATTCTATGAGTGATAAAATTGTTCGTGCCCTCGTTTTAGCATGGCAGCGTCATTTACTGAAACGGAAAAGTGAGCGCAACGAGTATCCCGACCATCAAAATCGCTGGCAGCAGATTGGCTATACGGATTTTCGTTAAACCAGCAATATTCAAACCGATTGCCATTATCATAATCCCGCCTGTTGCCGTCATTTCTGTAATGAATAGATCCAGCGCTTCACTAGGAATATATGTACTAATAACACCGGCAAACAATGCAATCGAACCTTGATATAAAAGTACAGGAATGGCCGATAATAAGACACCGATCCCTAAAGTTGAACTTAATATTATCGACATAAATCCATCGATAATCCCTTTAGTGATGAGGATATTATGATCATTGCGCAATCCGCTATCGAGAGCACCGAGAATTCCCATTGAGCCAATAACAAAAATGAGCGTTGCGGTAACAAACCCCTCTGCTATCGTTCCTTTTTGTGCGCGCTTACCGAAGAGTGATTCAATCCAATGACCGAAGCGATTAAACTTTCCTTCAAGGTCGAGCCTTTCACCGATGACCGCACCTATGATTAAACTGATGATAAGGATAATAAAATTCGTACTTTCCAATCCCATTTGGATACCTAACAGTGCAACGACTAAACCGATAATGGATAGCACTGTCTGCTGCATGGATTCCGGGATATTTTTAAAAATACGGCCGACCAATGCACCGATAATGATAAATAATGCATTTAACAGTGAACCAAGTAGTACCATGAAATTTCCTCTTTCTATTTGCTGTCTACAAATTATTCAATTGTATGTATTTATACTTTTAATATTATAACTGTTCATAAAAAAAGTGCTGGAACTTTTCGCTCAGCACTTTTTACTGTTGTTCCATATTTAATATTTCTAAAATACGGTGCAAATCATCATCTGAGTAAAACTCGATTTCGATTTTACCTTTATTCTTAGCTTTTTTGATTTGTACTTGTGTTCCAAAGTAATCACGTAACTGGGACTCTGTTGCCTGTGTATGAATATCCTTTTTTGTAGGCTTTGTTTCACGTGAAACGGCCTCATTTAAATCTTGAATATACTTTTCCAATTGGCGAACATTAAGGTGATCCTTTATTACTTTATGAGCTACTTCAGGTATGCGTCGCTTGTTTTTTAATCCGAGCAATGCACGGCCATGCCCCATAGTCAGTTTTCCTTCATTGACAAGGTCTCGAATATCTTCCGGCAACTGCAGTAGACGTATTAAGTTAGCAATATGCGGTCGGCTTTTTCCTAACCGTTTTGCTAAATCATCTTGTGTAAAATTCAGTTTCACAATTAAACTGTTATATGCCTCTGCCTCTTCAATTGGAGTTAAATCTTCACGTTGCAAGTTCTCCAAAATAGCTACTTCCATCATTTGCTGCTCATTAAAGTCTTTTACGATAACAGGTACTTCTGTTAAACCTGCACTTACAGCCGCACGATAACGGCGTTCACCGGCTACAATTTCATATTTCCTAGCATTTTTACGGACAACAATCGGTTGAATAATACCATGTTCAATAATAGAGCTGGCTAATTCTTCAATTGCAGTTTCATCAAAGATTTTACGTGGCTGAAATGGATTTGCTAAAATTTTCCCGACTGCAATTTGCTGTACCTGGTCTTCTTTATGTACGGCCTCTTCACGAAAAAGCGCATCAATTCCTTTACCTAAACCTTTAACCATTTTTAATCACTTCCCTTGCAAACTCTAAGTAGATTTCCGCTCCGCGTGATTTTGCATCATATAAAATTACCGGTTTCCCATGGCTTGGTGCTTCACTTAACCGGACATTACGCGGAATAATCGAACGATATACTTTATCCTGGAAATAGCGTTTTACTTCATCGATTACTTGAAGTCCTAAATTCGTACGTGCATCCAGCATTGTGAGCAATACGCCATCGATCATTAACTCCTTGTTCAAATGCTTTTGGACAAGGCGCACTGTCGAGAGCAACTGGCTCAACCCCTCTAATGCATAATATTCGCATTGGACCGGGATAATCAGTGCATCGGATGCCGTCAGTGCATTGATTGTTAATAAGCCAAGCGATGGCGGACAATCAATAATAATGAAATCGAAGTTATTTTTAATCTCCTGTAATGATTTCTTCAATCGAACTTCACGTGAAATTGTGGATACAAGCTCAATTTCAGCCCCTGCCAGAGATATTGTCGCAGGAACAATATATAAATTTTCTACATCCGTTTGTTGAATGACACCTTTAATATCTTCATCATTGATCAATACGTCGTATACACAGCTCTCTAAATCACCTTTTCGAACACCTAATCCGCTTGAAGCGTTACCTTGTGGGTCGATATCGATTATTAATACTTTCTTTCCTAAAAAAGCTAAACATGCACTTAAGTTAACAGAGGTTGTCGTTTTTCCAACGCCACCTTTTTGATTGGCTATCGCAATAATACGTCCCAATATCCGCACCTGCTTTCATCACTTCAATTTAGGTATATTTTTAAAGTCTAAAAATCTCGGATGACTAAATCTTCCTTTTACATTACTGTTTCTTTTATCTTAACAAAAAATGTTAGAAAACGATGCTATGAAACATAATTTATTTCAAAAAAACTTGCTGATTCTAGTACTCTACTAAAAAAACTGCCTAGAAAGTCATTATCTTTCGGGCAGTTCAGTAATTTATTTTCTCTTCGGAATTTTTACAGTGATTTGGTAGTAATCGTCTGTATCCTCTTCCTCCGTTTTTACATTTATTCCACTTTTCGTCACCATAGACAACGACTGCTTGATCGTATTAAGGGCAATACGCACATCTTTGCTAATCGCTTTTCTGCTTGGTTTACGTTTTTTTATCTCTGGCTCATCGGGATTTAGAATTTTTTGAATTTGCTCTTCAAGCTGTCTAACATTCCAATCAAACTCTTTCGTCGCTGCAATGAGTTGCATTTGCAATTGCTCATCCTTGACTACAATTAAAGCCCGGGCATGACGTTCCGAAATTTCACGATTTAAAATAGCATCCTGAACAAATTGAGGCAACTTTAATAAACGCAATTTATTAGCAACTGTTGATTGTCCCTTACCAAGACGTTGTGCAAGCGCTTCTTGTGTAAGCTGATGCAACCCTAATAACTGTTGATAAGCAAGCGCTTCTTCAATTGCTGTTAATTCCTCACGTTGAAGGTTTTCAATCAGGGCAATAGACGCCGTTTCTCGATCATTTAAATTGCGTACAATGGCAGGCACTTCTGTCCATTGCAAAGATTTCATCGCTCGATAACGTCGCTCACCGGCAATTATTTCATATTTATCTGGGTCATTATCTATTGGACGAATCACAATCGGTTGAATGACGCCATGTGTATGAATCGTTCTTGCTAATTCTTCAATCTTCTCATCATCAAAAACTGTACGTGGCTGATAACGGTTCGGAATGATTTTGTCTATTGGAATTTTAACTACTTCTTCTGAAGCCATCGAGATATTCTCTATTACTTCTACTTCACTTTTTACTTCAGGCTCTTTGCTCCCGCCTCCGAAAAAACGTGAAAAAGTACTTTTCATCCGTGTGGCACCACCTTTAGGAAACTGTCTACCTCATATACAATATTATTTCTGATTCATTCAAAAATGTACAGTGTTCAATGAATAGTAATTTACGAGAAAGACCGATTTCGTCTTAAAAAGGACAAAATAATGTCTTTACCCATTTCTATTTCAAAATAAACTTATATTTTTCTATCCACTAAAAAAACATAAATATAAATATATATGCAGCAAAAGACGGATATATTTCAAATTTCGTTAATTTTTTTATTTAATTGGTGTTTTATTAGGAACACCTGGTTTACGTGGGTATTTTTTCGGTGTTGATTTCACTTTATCAAATACATAAAGGGAACGTTCGCTTTCCTCTACAGGTAAATGGAATGCAAACTCCTCTATTAATTTACCGCCTAATGTAGAGATGGCTTTTGCCGCATCTTTTAATTCTTCAGCACCTGCTGCTGCTTTTAACGCAACAAAATAACCGCCTTCTTTAGCTAATGGAATACATAGCTCTGACAATACAGAAAGACGTGCAACCGCGCGGGCTGTGACAACATCGAACTTTTCACGGTATGCTGCATTTTGACCAAACTCTTCAGCACGTGCGTGAACAAATGTCATATGATCCAAGTTTAACTCATTTGTTAAATGATTTAAAAATGTAATTCGTTTATTAAGCGAGTCGACAATCGTAATTTGTAAATGCGGGAAACAAATTTTAATCGGGATACTTGGGAAGCCCGCACCTGCACCAACATCACATACTGTTGTCACTTTTGTAAATTCAAAATAAAATGATGCACTGATTGAATCATAGAAGTGTTTTAAATATACGCCTTCCAAATCTGTAATCGCCGTTAAGTTCATCTTTTCATTCCACTCAACCAAAAGCTCAAAATATTTTCTAAACTGCGCAATCTGGTGTTCGGAAAGCTCAATACCCTTTTCCTTCAATGCCTCGATAAACTGCTTTTCGTTCATAAAATGACACCTCCATATTAAAGAATGAGCGCCTTTTTGGATAAAGACGCTCACATCATTCAGTTCGTAGTTACTTTTGCAATTTTACCTTGCTCAATATAGACAAGTAAAATTGAAACATCTGCAGGGTTTACACCTGAAATACGCGATGCTTGAGCAATTGATAGCGGCTGAACACTTTTCAGCTTCATACGCGCTTCTGTCGCCAAGCTAGGAATAGCATCATAATCGATATTTTCAGGGATTTTCTTATCCTCAAGCTTCTTCATTTTTTCTACTTGCTGAAGTGCTTTTTGAATATACCCTTCATATTTTAATTGAATTTCAATCTGCTCTTTTACATCATCCGTAAGTTCCACTTCTGATGGAGTTAGGGAAGCAACTAAATCATACGTCATTTCTGTACGTTTTAAAAGGTCTGCTCCGCGGATACCATCTTTTAGCTCCGCGCCGCCAGCATTTCGGATTACTTCTTGTGTCGTCGCGTTTGGCTTAATGATGATTTCACGCAGACGGGCGATCTCCTGTTCAATCATTGCTCTTTTCGCTTGGAACTTCGCGTAACGATCTTCCGTAATCATTCCTGCTTTATAACCGATTTCCGTTAAACGTAAATCTGCATTGTCATGACGTAATAGAAGACGGTACTCTGCACGAGAAGTTAATAAACGGTAAGGTTCATTCGTACCTTTTGTAACAAGGTCATCGATTAACACACCAATATAGGCATCTGAACGGTCTAAAATAATTTCTTCACGGCCTAAAACTTTCGCAGCGGCATTCATTCCGGCCATTAAGCCTTGTCCTGCTGCTTCTTCATAGCCTGAAGTACCGTTAATTTGACCTGCTGTATAAAGACCTTGGATTTTTTTCGTTTCTAATGTTGGCCATAATTGTGTAGGAATCACTGAATCGTACTCAATCGCATAGCCTGCACGCATCATTTCAGCATTTTCCAAACCAGGAATCGATGCAATTAATTTTTTCTGAACATGCTCAGGTAAGCTTGTCGATAAGCCTTGAACATATACTTCACGTGTATTGCGTCCTTCAGGCTCCAGGAAAATCTGGTGACGCGGTTTGTCGTTAAAGCGTGTTACTTTATCTTCAATTGATGGGCAATAACGAGGACCTGTCCCTTTAATCATCCCTGAAAACATTGGAGAAAGATGCAGGTTTTCCTCAATTGTACGATGTGTTTCTTCTGTTGTATAAGTTAACCAGCAAGGAAGCTGATCCATAATATATTCAGTTGTTTCAAAACTGAACGCACGGGGTACATCATCACCAGGCTGTATTTCCGTTTTTGAATAATCAATTGTACGGTTGTTTACACGTGGTGGTGTCCCTGTTTTAAATCGGATTAAGTCAAATCCTAATTCTTTTAAGTTATCCGCTAATTTGATTGATGGCTGCTGGTTGTTTGGACCTGAAGAATATTTCAGATTTCCTAAAATAATTTCCCCGCGTAAAAATGTACCTGTTGTAATGATTACAGCCGGTGCACGGTAAATTGCTCCAACTTGAGTAATAACACCTTTTACTGCGCCATCCTCTACAATTAGTTCATCGACCATTGCCTGATGAATTTGAAGGTTTTCTTCTTCTTCCAAAACCCGTTTCATCTCATGCTGGTACTGGAATTTATCCGCCTGTGCACGTAATGCGCGTACTGCAGGACCTTTTCCGGTATTTAACATACGCATTTGAATATGTGTTTTATCGATAATGCGTCCCATTAAACCGCCAAGTGCATCAATTTCACGAACAACGATTCCTTTTGCAGGTCCGCCGACTGATGGATTACAT
This genomic window from Solibacillus sp. FSL R5-0449 contains:
- the noc gene encoding nucleoid occlusion protein; this encodes MKSTFSRFFGGGSKEPEVKSEVEVIENISMASEEVVKIPIDKIIPNRYQPRTVFDDEKIEELARTIHTHGVIQPIVIRPIDNDPDKYEIIAGERRYRAMKSLQWTEVPAIVRNLNDRETASIALIENLQREELTAIEEALAYQQLLGLHQLTQEALAQRLGKGQSTVANKLRLLKLPQFVQDAILNREISERHARALIVVKDEQLQMQLIAATKEFDWNVRQLEEQIQKILNPDEPEIKKRKPSRKAISKDVRIALNTIKQSLSMVTKSGINVKTEEEDTDDYYQITVKIPKRK
- a CDS encoding AAA family ATPase, coding for MGRIIAIANQKGGVGKTTTSVNLSACLAFLGKKVLIIDIDPQGNASSGLGVRKGDLESCVYDVLINDEDIKGVIQQTDVENLYIVPATISLAGAEIELVSTISREVRLKKSLQEIKNNFDFIIIDCPPSLGLLTINALTASDALIIPVQCEYYALEGLSQLLSTVRLVQKHLNKELMIDGVLLTMLDARTNLGLQVIDEVKRYFQDKVYRSIIPRNVRLSEAPSHGKPVILYDAKSRGAEIYLEFAREVIKNG
- the rsmG gene encoding 16S rRNA (guanine(527)-N(7))-methyltransferase RsmG; the encoded protein is MNEKQFIEALKEKGIELSEHQIAQFRKYFELLVEWNEKMNLTAITDLEGVYLKHFYDSISASFYFEFTKVTTVCDVGAGAGFPSIPIKICFPHLQITIVDSLNKRITFLNHLTNELNLDHMTFVHARAEEFGQNAAYREKFDVVTARAVARLSVLSELCIPLAKEGGYFVALKAAAGAEELKDAAKAISTLGGKLIEEFAFHLPVEESERSLYVFDKVKSTPKKYPRKPGVPNKTPIK
- a CDS encoding ParB/RepB/Spo0J family partition protein, yielding MVKGLGKGIDALFREEAVHKEDQVQQIAVGKILANPFQPRKIFDETAIEELASSIIEHGIIQPIVVRKNARKYEIVAGERRYRAAVSAGLTEVPVIVKDFNEQQMMEVAILENLQREDLTPIEEAEAYNSLIVKLNFTQDDLAKRLGKSRPHIANLIRLLQLPEDIRDLVNEGKLTMGHGRALLGLKNKRRIPEVAHKVIKDHLNVRQLEKYIQDLNEAVSRETKPTKKDIHTQATESQLRDYFGTQVQIKKAKNKGKIEIEFYSDDDLHRILEILNMEQQ
- the mnmG gene encoding tRNA uridine-5-carboxymethylaminomethyl(34) synthesis enzyme MnmG, giving the protein MSIQYEAGNFDVIVVGAGHAGVESAYAAAKMGAKTLMLTINLDMIAFMPCNPSVGGPAKGIVVREIDALGGLMGRIIDKTHIQMRMLNTGKGPAVRALRAQADKFQYQHEMKRVLEEEENLQIHQAMVDELIVEDGAVKGVITQVGAIYRAPAVIITTGTFLRGEIILGNLKYSSGPNNQQPSIKLADNLKELGFDLIRFKTGTPPRVNNRTIDYSKTEIQPGDDVPRAFSFETTEYIMDQLPCWLTYTTEETHRTIEENLHLSPMFSGMIKGTGPRYCPSIEDKVTRFNDKPRHQIFLEPEGRNTREVYVQGLSTSLPEHVQKKLIASIPGLENAEMMRAGYAIEYDSVIPTQLWPTLETKKIQGLYTAGQINGTSGYEEAAGQGLMAGMNAAAKVLGREEIILDRSDAYIGVLIDDLVTKGTNEPYRLLTSRAEYRLLLRHDNADLRLTEIGYKAGMITEDRYAKFQAKRAMIEQEIARLREIIIKPNATTQEVIRNAGGAELKDGIRGADLLKRTEMTYDLVASLTPSEVELTDDVKEQIEIQLKYEGYIQKALQQVEKMKKLEDKKIPENIDYDAIPSLATEARMKLKSVQPLSIAQASRISGVNPADVSILLVYIEQGKIAKVTTN
- a CDS encoding DUF554 domain-containing protein, with the translated sequence MVLLGSLLNALFIIIGALVGRIFKNIPESMQQTVLSIIGLVVALLGIQMGLESTNFIILIISLIIGAVIGERLDLEGKFNRFGHWIESLFGKRAQKGTIAEGFVTATLIFVIGSMGILGALDSGLRNDHNILITKGIIDGFMSIILSSTLGIGVLLSAIPVLLYQGSIALFAGVISTYIPSEALDLFITEMTATGGIMIMAIGLNIAGLTKIRIANLLPAILMVGILVALTFPFQ